The proteins below come from a single Pedobacter aquae genomic window:
- a CDS encoding family 78 glycoside hydrolase catalytic domain translates to MENALLVDGPPQVKPQLAEPLRIFEHFNAKLLHQLNAKEWVYDLGQNASGIISLKVQGKRGDTVRIFPSELLKDLKANQKPTGSPFYFEYILKGDGVEEWQPRFTYYGFRYLQVKGAAPKGTNTALPQLLALKGLHIRNAASRVGNFTSSNTLFNQTNTLIDWAIKSNMMSVFTDCPHREKLGWLEQSHLMISSVMYNYDVATLASKVVDDIISSQLKDGLIPEIAPEYVKFTWGGDMFRDSPEWGSTGIILPWYLYKWYGDTQVLEKAYPSMQRYITYLKSKADGHILKQGLGDWYDIGPERPGVSQQTPKGLTGTAIYYYDLNILQQIALLLGKPDDAKQYQELAKEVKTAFNQTFFNPETKQYATGSQTANAMALYMNLVEEPNRAAVLENLIQDIKSRNNALTAGDIGYRYVLRVLEEAGRSDVIFDMNSRSDVPGYGYQLAKGATALTESWQALPDVSNNHFMLGHLMEWFYSGLAGIRQEEESVAFNKIKIYPVLVGDVTSAEAAYESSYGLIQSSWKKNPQNFQLQVDIPANTTALVYLPKGKTNKIFEAGKDISSDKSIVNQGVESDRVILKVGSGSYQFTIE, encoded by the coding sequence GTGGAAAATGCATTGCTTGTAGATGGCCCTCCGCAAGTAAAACCTCAGTTGGCAGAACCTCTGCGTATTTTTGAGCATTTTAATGCCAAATTACTTCATCAACTCAATGCGAAAGAATGGGTGTATGATTTAGGGCAGAATGCTTCTGGTATCATCAGTTTAAAAGTTCAAGGAAAAAGAGGTGATACCGTTAGAATTTTCCCTTCAGAATTATTAAAAGATTTAAAAGCGAACCAAAAACCAACGGGTAGTCCTTTTTATTTCGAGTATATTTTAAAAGGTGATGGTGTGGAAGAATGGCAACCTCGTTTTACCTATTATGGTTTTAGATATTTACAAGTTAAAGGTGCTGCACCCAAAGGTACAAACACAGCTTTACCTCAACTATTAGCACTAAAAGGCTTACATATAAGAAATGCAGCTTCCAGAGTTGGAAATTTCACATCATCAAATACTTTGTTTAATCAAACCAACACTTTAATAGATTGGGCTATTAAAAGTAATATGATGAGTGTTTTTACCGATTGCCCACACCGCGAAAAATTAGGCTGGTTAGAGCAATCTCACCTCATGATTTCTTCTGTCATGTACAATTACGATGTTGCCACTTTAGCTTCAAAAGTGGTTGATGATATCATTTCATCACAATTAAAAGATGGTTTAATTCCAGAAATAGCTCCAGAATATGTAAAATTTACTTGGGGTGGCGATATGTTTAGAGACTCGCCAGAGTGGGGCAGTACAGGCATTATTTTGCCTTGGTATTTGTACAAATGGTATGGCGATACGCAAGTTTTAGAAAAGGCTTATCCAAGCATGCAGCGTTACATCACTTACCTAAAAAGCAAAGCAGATGGTCATATTTTAAAACAAGGTTTAGGAGATTGGTATGATATCGGTCCAGAGCGACCAGGCGTATCGCAGCAAACCCCAAAAGGCCTAACTGGTACAGCTATTTACTATTACGATTTAAATATTTTACAACAAATAGCCCTTTTATTGGGTAAACCCGATGATGCTAAGCAATATCAGGAACTAGCCAAAGAAGTAAAAACAGCTTTTAACCAAACTTTTTTTAATCCAGAAACTAAGCAATACGCAACAGGCAGCCAAACAGCAAATGCTATGGCTTTATACATGAATTTAGTAGAAGAACCTAACAGAGCAGCAGTTTTAGAAAATCTTATTCAAGATATCAAGAGCAGAAACAATGCTTTAACAGCCGGAGATATTGGTTACCGCTATGTCTTAAGGGTGCTGGAAGAAGCTGGTCGTTCTGATGTTATTTTTGATATGAACAGCCGTTCTGATGTTCCGGGTTATGGATATCAATTGGCAAAAGGCGCTACAGCTTTAACAGAAAGTTGGCAAGCTTTGCCAGATGTTTCTAACAACCATTTTATGTTGGGGCATTTAATGGAGTGGTTTTATAGCGGCTTGGCAGGTATCAGACAAGAAGAAGAATCTGTTGCTTTTAACAAGATAAAGATTTATCCAGTTTTAGTTGGCGATGTTACATCCGCGGAAGCTGCGTATGAGTCTTCTTATGGTTTAATCCAATCATCGTGGAAAAAGAATCCTCAAAATTTCCAATTACAAGTAGATATTCCTGCAAATACAACAGCCCTCGTTTATCTGCCGAAAGGCAAAACAAATAAAATTTTTGAAGCTGGTAAGGATATTTCTAGCGATAAGAGTATTGTAAATCAGGGTGTTGAGAGTGATCGTGTGATTTTAAAAGTAGGTTCAGGAAGCTATCAATTTACTATCGAATGA
- a CDS encoding DUF6807 domain-containing protein, producing MKTQIKLFRLLALLFFTLPTFAQQTQIKVEAGDYPRKQSIITLALPISYNQKNYQLENLRTGKKAIIQQKKDNLYTFILPDELAAKSTAVYKITEVKNSKTSKNLVKLSKNAEKIEVKIADKKLFDYHIQTVYPPKGFPDYYARSGFIHPLYSPNGSVLTDDFPKGHMHQHGIMMALTNTTFKGEKHDFWNQHSKLANVKHTEVLAIEEGPVFSSFKVKHQHYSLKYGAVLDEIWTVRVYSFQNKFLFDIVSELENITKDTLFVNKYHYGGMAFRASKHWNIDDSLHYQNKWQIKTNNGDDVATANAKAAKYVSASGLLNGKTAGLTVFGFPQNLAYPQPIRLHPTMPYFSFSPMVNAAFTIKPQEVFTSQYRYLSHDDLPQEKYIESLNADIEFPPVVKFIP from the coding sequence ATGAAAACACAAATTAAGCTCTTTAGGCTTTTAGCATTACTCTTTTTTACACTACCAACATTTGCACAACAAACACAAATTAAAGTTGAAGCAGGTGATTATCCTAGAAAACAAAGCATCATTACTTTAGCGCTACCTATATCTTACAATCAAAAAAATTATCAATTAGAGAATCTCAGAACTGGTAAAAAGGCCATCATACAACAAAAAAAAGATAATCTATATACTTTTATATTGCCTGATGAATTGGCAGCAAAATCTACAGCTGTTTATAAAATTACTGAAGTTAAAAACTCAAAAACATCTAAAAACTTAGTTAAGCTATCTAAAAATGCAGAAAAAATTGAGGTTAAAATAGCAGATAAAAAACTTTTTGATTACCATATACAAACGGTTTATCCGCCTAAAGGCTTTCCTGATTATTATGCTAGAAGCGGTTTTATTCATCCACTATACAGCCCCAATGGAAGTGTTTTAACTGATGATTTCCCTAAAGGACATATGCACCAACATGGTATTATGATGGCTTTAACCAATACCACTTTTAAAGGCGAAAAGCATGATTTTTGGAATCAACACAGCAAATTGGCTAATGTAAAACATACGGAAGTTTTGGCTATTGAAGAAGGCCCGGTTTTTAGCAGTTTTAAAGTAAAACATCAACATTATAGCTTAAAATATGGAGCTGTTTTAGATGAAATTTGGACCGTTAGGGTATATTCTTTTCAAAATAAGTTCTTATTTGATATCGTATCTGAATTAGAAAATATAACTAAAGACACGCTATTTGTTAATAAATATCATTACGGCGGAATGGCTTTTAGGGCGTCTAAACACTGGAATATAGATGATAGTCTGCATTACCAAAACAAGTGGCAAATTAAAACCAATAATGGCGATGATGTTGCTACAGCTAATGCTAAAGCAGCTAAATATGTATCGGCTTCTGGGTTATTAAATGGCAAAACTGCTGGTTTAACCGTATTTGGTTTTCCGCAAAACTTAGCTTATCCGCAGCCCATTAGGCTACACCCAACAATGCCTTACTTTAGCTTCTCGCCCATGGTAAATGCCGCTTTTACTATAAAACCTCAAGAAGTTTTCACTTCACAATACAGGTATTTAAGTCATGATGATTTGCCTCAGGAAAAATATATAGAAAGCTTAAATGCAGATATTGAGTTTCCTCCTGTGGTGAAGTTTATTCCATAG
- a CDS encoding fucose isomerase yields MNTEKQVYLVSSGDLRLSANQSCWAAQAAMEKELEQAINAAGWQLVRAHAYDEVKQHGFIDSQRMGIEVFKKIPKNVPLIVAESVWQYTHHVLAGLTTHEGPILTLANWSGQWPGLVGMLNLNGSLTKAGVVYSSLWSEDFKDDFFKNGLKEWFDTGKVTHDLSHVRSFQSVQIPEKDLAFGKAFGERLKDNKAIMGVFDEGCMGMFNAIVPDDLLHKTGIFKERLSQSALYAKMLEVKDQEAEAVLNWLLNKGMKFNWGTHGETELTKEQTLEQCKMYIAAVRIAAEFGCDTIGIQYQQGLKDLTVASDLVEGLLNNQDRPPVFSESGKELFAGEALPHFNEVDECAGIDALVTYHLWKELGMPGENTLHDLRWGQHYTGNGIDDFVWLFLISGAAPPAHFIGGYEGASSDRQPAMYFRLGGGSLKGISKPGDLVWSRVYVMDNALHCDLGVGKAVLLLEEETERRWQETTPQWPIMHATLSGVSRNQMMAKHQANHIQVVYTTDEVSAHQACRIKAAALTAMGMQVHFCGDVAGLK; encoded by the coding sequence ATGAATACAGAGAAACAAGTTTACTTGGTAAGCAGTGGCGATTTACGTTTATCAGCAAACCAAAGTTGCTGGGCAGCGCAGGCAGCCATGGAAAAAGAGTTAGAGCAAGCCATTAATGCAGCAGGCTGGCAACTGGTAAGAGCACATGCTTATGATGAAGTAAAGCAGCATGGTTTTATAGATTCGCAAAGAATGGGGATAGAGGTGTTTAAGAAAATTCCTAAAAATGTTCCTTTAATTGTTGCAGAAAGTGTTTGGCAATATACGCACCATGTTTTAGCAGGTTTAACCACGCATGAAGGTCCTATTTTAACGCTAGCCAATTGGAGCGGACAATGGCCAGGTTTAGTAGGTATGTTAAACCTAAATGGTTCTTTAACCAAAGCAGGCGTGGTATATAGCAGTTTATGGAGCGAAGATTTTAAAGATGATTTTTTTAAAAACGGTTTAAAAGAATGGTTTGATACTGGTAAAGTTACACATGATTTAAGTCATGTAAGGTCTTTCCAATCTGTTCAAATTCCTGAGAAAGATTTAGCTTTTGGTAAAGCGTTTGGCGAGCGTTTAAAAGATAATAAAGCTATTATGGGCGTTTTTGATGAAGGTTGTATGGGGATGTTTAACGCCATTGTTCCTGATGATTTGCTTCATAAAACTGGGATTTTTAAAGAGCGTTTAAGTCAATCTGCCCTATATGCTAAAATGTTGGAAGTAAAAGACCAAGAAGCAGAAGCTGTACTTAACTGGTTACTTAATAAAGGGATGAAGTTTAATTGGGGAACTCACGGTGAAACAGAGCTAACCAAAGAACAAACCCTAGAGCAGTGCAAAATGTACATCGCAGCTGTAAGAATAGCGGCTGAATTTGGTTGCGATACCATTGGTATACAATATCAACAAGGTTTAAAAGATTTAACAGTTGCTAGTGATTTGGTAGAAGGTTTATTAAATAACCAAGATAGACCACCTGTTTTCTCAGAAAGCGGAAAAGAACTTTTCGCAGGCGAAGCTTTACCTCATTTTAATGAAGTTGATGAATGTGCCGGTATTGACGCTTTGGTAACTTACCATTTGTGGAAAGAGCTAGGCATGCCCGGAGAAAATACTTTACATGATTTACGTTGGGGGCAACATTACACCGGAAATGGTATAGATGATTTTGTATGGTTATTTTTAATATCAGGTGCAGCACCACCAGCGCATTTTATTGGTGGTTACGAAGGCGCTTCTAGCGATAGACAACCGGCTATGTATTTTAGATTGGGCGGAGGAAGCCTAAAAGGCATCAGTAAACCCGGAGATTTAGTCTGGAGTAGGGTTTATGTAATGGATAATGCTTTGCATTGCGATTTAGGCGTTGGGAAAGCGGTTCTCTTACTAGAAGAAGAAACAGAAAGACGCTGGCAAGAAACTACACCGCAATGGCCTATCATGCATGCTACTTTATCAGGCGTAAGCCGTAACCAAATGATGGCAAAACATCAGGCAAACCATATTCAGGTGGTTTACACAACAGATGAAGTTTCGGCACATCAAGCATGCCGTATTAAAGCCGCTGCTTTAACAGCAATGGGTATGCAGGTACATTTCTGTGGCGATGTAGCAGGGTTAAAATAG
- a CDS encoding alpha-L-rhamnosidase N-terminal domain-containing protein gives MRKITSLILVLLSLQVCAQPLLHIQKLKINDAENPQGVNPKHLFFSWKLLASQRNTIQTSYHVLVANDLIHLNENKANVWDSGEQLSSTSIQVKYQGKALQATTTYYWKVIVKDNHGNIATSKIASFHTGLSNKEDWKGAKWIAYERLADSLVDVLASDNKKDKHFGSNVLPLLRKDFKVKKKLSSAMLYISGLGHFEASINGKKQGDHFLDAGWVKYDKEALYVTFDVSKALKTGKNTLGVMLGNGFYYVPPVKGRFRKLKTSFGYPKMMCLLVLKYQDGTEENIISDEKWQTSASPITFSSIYGGEDYDALLEQKGWDSPQFKADKKWKMHCL, from the coding sequence ATGCGTAAAATAACAAGCCTTATTCTTGTATTATTAAGTTTACAGGTATGTGCACAGCCTTTATTGCATATTCAAAAACTTAAAATTAATGATGCAGAAAATCCGCAAGGTGTGAACCCTAAGCATCTATTTTTTAGTTGGAAATTATTAGCTAGTCAAAGAAATACCATTCAAACATCCTATCATGTTTTAGTTGCCAATGATTTAATCCATCTAAATGAAAATAAAGCTAATGTTTGGGATTCTGGCGAGCAGTTAAGCTCAACATCTATCCAAGTAAAATATCAAGGAAAAGCTTTACAAGCTACAACAACTTATTATTGGAAGGTTATAGTAAAAGATAATCATGGGAATATAGCAACTAGTAAAATAGCTAGTTTTCATACCGGATTATCCAATAAAGAAGATTGGAAAGGTGCTAAATGGATTGCTTATGAGCGTTTAGCAGATTCTTTAGTAGATGTCTTAGCCTCAGATAATAAAAAGGATAAGCATTTTGGTAGTAATGTTTTGCCTTTGTTGAGAAAAGATTTCAAGGTAAAGAAGAAGTTATCATCAGCAATGCTTTACATCAGCGGTTTAGGACATTTTGAAGCAAGCATTAATGGTAAAAAGCAAGGAGATCATTTTTTAGATGCTGGCTGGGTAAAGTATGATAAAGAAGCGTTATACGTAACTTTTGATGTTAGCAAAGCCCTAAAAACAGGTAAAAATACCCTTGGCGTAATGCTTGGTAATGGTTTTTATTATGTGCCGCCAGTTAAAGGACGGTTTAGAAAACTTAAAACATCTTTTGGATACCCTAAAATGATGTGCCTTTTGGTACTAAAATATCAAGACGGTACAGAAGAAAATATCATCAGCGATGAAAAATGGCAAACCAGTGCTAGCCCTATAACTTTTTCAAGTATTTACGGTGGAGAAGATTATGATGCCCTTTTAGAACAAAAAGGCTGGGACAGTCCGCAGTTTAAAGCTGATAAAAAGTGGAAAATGCATTGCTTGTAG
- a CDS encoding dihydrodipicolinate synthase family protein, producing the protein MNKSEKGFIPVMLTPFKDNGAIDFDGLSKLTELYVEAGSAGLFANCLSSEMFELSEAERLAIVKHVVDVAAGAVPVVATGTFGGPIQKQADFVKKIYATGVDAVIGITGLIASEQESDNVFNDRVADLLAQTDDIPLGFYECPVPYKRLISPQQLGDLVKTGRVTYHKDTCLDITQIKAKLAATQGADFGLYDAYMAHAVASLKAGSAGLSCIQGNFFPELIVWLCKNYNNEALQQEVAQVQAFFIKQMDVMHNVYPTISKYYLQKRGLDISTFTRRQNIGVFNEQVKANIYQLAVDYDALVSELEIKPVLV; encoded by the coding sequence ATGAATAAATCAGAAAAAGGCTTTATCCCGGTAATGCTTACCCCTTTTAAAGATAACGGAGCTATAGATTTTGATGGATTAAGCAAGCTTACCGAGTTATATGTGGAAGCTGGTTCGGCAGGTTTATTTGCCAATTGTTTATCAAGTGAAATGTTTGAACTTTCTGAGGCAGAGCGATTAGCAATTGTAAAACATGTTGTAGATGTTGCAGCGGGTGCGGTACCAGTGGTAGCTACCGGAACTTTTGGAGGGCCAATTCAAAAACAAGCTGATTTTGTTAAAAAGATATATGCTACAGGTGTAGATGCCGTTATCGGAATTACAGGCTTAATTGCCAGTGAACAAGAAAGTGATAATGTTTTTAATGACCGCGTAGCCGATTTATTAGCTCAAACTGATGATATTCCACTAGGTTTTTACGAATGTCCTGTTCCTTATAAAAGACTCATTAGTCCGCAACAATTGGGTGATTTGGTAAAAACAGGCAGGGTAACTTACCATAAAGATACTTGTTTAGACATTACACAAATTAAGGCCAAACTAGCTGCAACACAAGGTGCTGATTTTGGTTTATACGATGCTTATATGGCACATGCAGTAGCGTCTTTAAAAGCAGGTTCGGCAGGTCTGTCTTGTATTCAGGGTAATTTCTTTCCAGAGCTTATTGTTTGGCTTTGTAAGAATTATAACAATGAAGCTTTACAACAAGAAGTTGCGCAAGTACAAGCATTTTTCATTAAACAAATGGATGTGATGCATAATGTTTATCCAACCATTTCTAAATATTACTTACAAAAGAGAGGTTTAGATATTTCTACTTTTACAAGAAGGCAAAATATAGGCGTTTTTAACGAGCAAGTGAAGGCCAATATTTATCAGTTAGCGGTTGATTATGATGCCTTAGTATCTGAATTAGAGATTAAACCAGTATTGGTTTAA
- a CDS encoding glycoside hydrolase family 2 TIM barrel-domain containing protein, translating into MKKLWSLIFILSLYTQVFAQPRTQINFNYDWKFKLGDEPEAKNIAFNDDAWRKLSLPHDWSIEADFAKEHPATNQGGALPGGIAWYRKTFKTPSNTLNKEVSIQFDGIYQHSEVWINGVLLGKRPNGYISFQYDITPHLKPVNQENIIALRVNNSEQPNSRWYSGSGIYRNVKLVITNPIAIAQNGVFVTTPQVSAKEATLKHQLQLQNTSDLKSPLEVEVKVLNAKGKLVARNIQTVPVNQLSGIVTQNLNVKNPALWSPQEPNLYQVITKVYQNKVLVDELKTTTGIRSFRFDVKNGFYLNDVPTKILGVCLHHDLGAIGATVNVRAMERQLEMLKAMGTNAIRTAHNPPAPEFLDLCDKMGFLVMDEAFDMWKKRKNKFDYHRDFEEWHERDLADLVKRDRNHPSVFMWSIGNEIREQFDSTGTKIAANLSKIVKLHDNTRPVTTALTETEPAKNFIWKSNALDVLGFNYKYFDYDSLPKRFGYIPLIAAETTSALQTRGVYDLADTLRLWPASSKDKFVVNGNPDYTVTAYDNVAAYWGTSHEKAWKAVKDRNFMSGIFVWTGFDYLGEPVPYDFPARSSYYGIIDLAGFPKDVYYMYQSEWTNQPVLHLLPHWNWQAGKVVDVWAYYNQADEVELFLNGKSLGKKAKTTDELHVSWKVPFEAGTLKAISYLNGKVVLEKEIRTAGAPHHIVLNVDRNKLKADGNDLAFVTATLVDEAGTIVPDADNLIKFTISGAGQIAGTDNGYQADLSSLSKPNRKLWKGKALAIVKATEKSGKIVLTAQADGFKPVSINIKTK; encoded by the coding sequence ATGAAGAAACTCTGGAGCCTTATTTTTATTCTTAGTTTATACACTCAGGTTTTTGCACAGCCTCGTACACAAATAAATTTCAATTACGATTGGAAGTTTAAGCTAGGCGATGAGCCAGAAGCAAAAAATATAGCTTTTAATGATGATGCTTGGCGTAAATTAAGCTTACCTCATGATTGGAGCATCGAGGCTGATTTTGCTAAAGAGCACCCGGCAACCAATCAAGGTGGTGCTTTACCGGGCGGAATTGCTTGGTATCGTAAAACGTTTAAAACACCATCAAATACCCTCAATAAAGAAGTTTCTATACAATTTGATGGTATTTACCAGCATAGCGAAGTTTGGATAAATGGCGTACTTTTAGGTAAAAGACCAAACGGTTATATTTCTTTTCAGTATGATATTACGCCACATTTAAAACCTGTAAATCAAGAAAATATCATCGCCCTAAGGGTGAACAATAGCGAGCAGCCAAACTCTAGATGGTATAGTGGTTCTGGTATTTACAGAAATGTAAAATTGGTCATTACTAACCCAATAGCTATTGCGCAAAATGGTGTTTTTGTAACCACACCACAAGTTTCTGCAAAAGAAGCTACACTAAAACATCAGCTACAGCTACAAAACACGAGTGATTTAAAATCACCATTAGAAGTAGAAGTCAAAGTTTTAAATGCCAAAGGCAAACTGGTTGCTCGTAACATTCAAACGGTACCGGTTAATCAATTAAGTGGAATCGTCACACAAAATCTAAATGTTAAAAATCCTGCTTTATGGTCGCCACAAGAGCCTAACCTGTATCAGGTCATCACCAAAGTATATCAAAACAAAGTATTGGTAGACGAGCTAAAGACCACCACAGGAATTAGAAGTTTTAGATTTGATGTTAAGAATGGTTTTTACTTAAATGATGTGCCTACCAAAATTCTAGGAGTTTGTCTGCATCATGATTTAGGTGCCATAGGCGCTACTGTAAATGTTAGAGCTATGGAAAGGCAATTAGAAATGCTGAAAGCCATGGGTACTAATGCTATAAGAACAGCGCACAACCCACCAGCGCCAGAGTTTTTAGATTTATGCGATAAAATGGGTTTCTTGGTAATGGATGAAGCTTTCGACATGTGGAAGAAACGCAAAAATAAGTTTGATTATCACCGAGATTTCGAAGAGTGGCATGAACGTGATTTAGCCGATTTAGTAAAAAGAGACCGCAACCATCCATCGGTTTTTATGTGGAGCATTGGTAACGAGATTAGAGAACAATTTGACAGTACCGGAACTAAAATAGCAGCCAACCTGAGTAAAATTGTAAAATTGCATGATAATACCCGGCCAGTTACCACCGCTTTAACAGAGACAGAGCCTGCAAAAAACTTCATCTGGAAAAGCAATGCTTTAGATGTTTTAGGCTTCAACTATAAATATTTTGATTATGATAGTTTACCAAAACGTTTTGGCTATATTCCTTTAATTGCTGCAGAAACAACATCGGCATTACAAACCCGTGGGGTTTATGATTTAGCCGATACCTTACGTTTATGGCCAGCAAGCTCTAAAGATAAATTTGTGGTAAACGGCAACCCAGATTATACCGTAACCGCTTATGATAATGTTGCTGCTTATTGGGGTACCAGTCATGAAAAAGCTTGGAAAGCGGTAAAAGACAGAAATTTCATGTCGGGCATTTTTGTGTGGACAGGTTTTGATTATTTAGGCGAACCCGTTCCTTATGATTTCCCTGCCAGAAGCTCTTATTATGGTATTATAGATCTAGCAGGTTTTCCTAAAGATGTATATTACATGTACCAAAGCGAGTGGACAAACCAGCCTGTTTTACATCTTTTACCGCATTGGAATTGGCAAGCTGGAAAGGTGGTTGATGTTTGGGCTTATTATAACCAGGCTGATGAGGTTGAACTATTTTTGAATGGTAAATCCTTAGGTAAAAAAGCCAAAACTACTGATGAATTGCATGTTTCGTGGAAAGTTCCTTTCGAGGCAGGTACATTAAAAGCTATCTCTTATCTAAATGGTAAAGTTGTTTTAGAGAAAGAGATTCGTACTGCTGGCGCTCCACACCATATTGTTTTAAATGTAGATAGAAATAAGCTTAAAGCTGATGGAAACGACTTGGCTTTTGTTACCGCAACATTAGTAGACGAGGCTGGTACAATCGTCCCAGATGCAGATAATCTTATCAAATTTACCATTAGTGGAGCAGGGCAAATTGCAGGAACAGATAACGGTTATCAGGCCGATTTAAGCTCACTAAGTAAACCTAATCGTAAACTTTGGAAGGGTAAAGCTTTAGCCATTGTAAAAGCTACGGAGAAATCGGGTAAAATAGTTTTAACCGCTCAGGCGGATGGCTTTAAACCTGTAAGCATCAATATCAAAACTAAATAA
- a CDS encoding glycoside hydrolase family protein: MRRISLFIITIIFAINALKAQDKGVLKAEMQAIYEAVKTPYKYGLVLTTASKEKKMDCPTIYRKAGKWYMSYLVFDGIGYETWLASSANLLQWETLGKQLSFSDDTSWDAHQKAGYNALVDTKWGGNYKLHRFKGKYWMSYFGGNSKGYEPEPLSIGMAYTSKKPIQAHEWERLAKPVLSSSDADVRWWENRNKLFKSSVIEDKKRLTGHRFVMYYNAVGDSLVNNKKTRWYERIGMAVSDDMVSWKRFQKNPVVHHPVGITGDGVIQKMGDTYVMFYFGAFWQDRNGAFNRFAASKDLVNWTDWEGENLIQSSEPYDELYAHKSCVLKYKGIVYHFYCAVNKAGDRGIAVATSKDLGKSNINFKAD; the protein is encoded by the coding sequence ATGAGAAGAATAAGTCTGTTTATTATAACCATTATTTTTGCTATCAATGCACTTAAAGCACAAGATAAAGGTGTTTTAAAAGCAGAAATGCAAGCCATTTACGAGGCAGTAAAAACCCCGTACAAATATGGTTTGGTGCTCACTACGGCGTCTAAAGAGAAAAAAATGGATTGCCCAACCATTTACCGTAAAGCAGGTAAGTGGTACATGAGTTATTTGGTTTTTGATGGTATAGGTTATGAAACTTGGCTGGCTAGCAGCGCCAATCTTCTTCAATGGGAAACTTTGGGTAAGCAGCTTTCTTTTAGTGATGATACCAGTTGGGATGCACACCAGAAAGCGGGTTATAATGCTTTAGTTGATACCAAATGGGGTGGTAATTATAAACTACACCGTTTCAAGGGTAAATATTGGATGTCTTATTTCGGAGGAAACAGCAAAGGCTACGAGCCCGAGCCATTGTCTATTGGGATGGCTTATACTTCAAAAAAACCAATTCAAGCACATGAATGGGAAAGATTAGCAAAGCCAGTTTTAAGCTCATCTGATGCCGATGTACGCTGGTGGGAAAACCGTAATAAGTTATTTAAAAGCTCGGTTATAGAAGATAAAAAGCGTTTAACCGGACATCGTTTTGTGATGTACTACAACGCAGTTGGAGATTCTTTAGTAAATAACAAGAAAACCCGTTGGTATGAGCGTATTGGGATGGCTGTTTCTGACGACATGGTAAGTTGGAAGCGTTTTCAGAAAAATCCAGTTGTTCATCATCCGGTAGGAATTACCGGAGATGGTGTTATCCAAAAAATGGGAGATACCTACGTGATGTTCTATTTTGGGGCGTTTTGGCAAGATAGAAATGGTGCTTTTAACCGTTTTGCAGCCTCTAAAGATTTAGTGAACTGGACAGATTGGGAAGGCGAAAATCTCATACAATCATCAGAACCTTACGACGAATTATATGCTCATAAATCTTGTGTTTTAAAGTATAAAGGCATTGTTTATCATTTCTATTGTGCTGTTAATAAAGCTGGTGATAGGGGAATAGCCGTGGCCACATCCAAAGATTTGGGGAAAAGTAACATCAATTTTAAAGCCGATTAA
- a CDS encoding DUF3575 domain-containing protein — MKKNLLLTLVLLGVLTSKISAQEVNNTVKLNPLSALFRIGSVFYERKMNDKISLQLGVAYTGLRIDETKFSGFSTTPELRYYPKANALNGLYLGPFLRYQSYSVKDDFNKGTYSSFGGGAVIGRQWVYKSGFTLDLFFGPSYNAGKFKSEDGSGEPDISGGIDGFGLRTGIAIGFSF, encoded by the coding sequence ATGAAAAAAAACTTACTTTTAACATTGGTACTTTTAGGAGTATTAACATCAAAAATTTCAGCACAAGAAGTAAACAACACGGTTAAGCTAAACCCTTTAAGCGCCCTTTTTAGAATAGGTTCTGTTTTTTACGAGCGTAAAATGAATGATAAAATATCTCTTCAATTGGGCGTTGCTTATACCGGCTTACGAATTGATGAAACCAAGTTCTCTGGCTTTTCTACTACACCAGAATTAAGGTACTACCCTAAAGCGAATGCATTAAATGGTCTTTATTTAGGACCTTTTTTACGTTACCAAAGCTACAGTGTTAAAGATGATTTTAATAAAGGTACATACTCTTCTTTTGGAGGTGGTGCTGTCATTGGTCGTCAGTGGGTTTACAAAAGTGGTTTCACTTTAGATTTATTCTTTGGCCCAAGCTACAATGCTGGTAAATTTAAATCAGAAGATGGTAGCGGCGAACCTGATATTAGCGGTGGTATAGATGGTTTTGGTTTAAGAACTGGTATTGCTATTGGTTTTAGTTTCTAA